One part of the Vicia villosa cultivar HV-30 ecotype Madison, WI linkage group LG6, Vvil1.0, whole genome shotgun sequence genome encodes these proteins:
- the LOC131615091 gene encoding BTB/POZ domain-containing protein POB1-like, with the protein MSTINNNTNLIVMDESRNRDFEDADLSFVFNDSNFSDRIIQLKIMKDDIEVFPNIKNGSTSADRTSLDERRKEDLLKENANLLLDKADVDDGVLSEPQKDANVEVPAIGDEVGNADVTANFHMDYSAVVKEKTLYVSSSILAEKSSFFYKLFSNRMKESKQAHITVRITASEEAPFMELLKFMYNDSLYVTSPPRLMDILMAADKFGVASCMRYCIRILLNIPITLEAALLYLDLPHSFLMTEVVWPLAIAAKKYLVARYKDVTKHQEELMRLPLAGIMALLSSDELQVASEDVLYDFVVMWAQTQYPSLEERREILREKLIPFIRFPYMTFRKLKMIRSCNDFEDEVTSKLVLDALYFKVDGPQQNRILAAESASTSRFFIERSYKYHPIKVVEFEHPQQQCVVYLDLRREECSNLFPSGQVCSRPFHLGGHGFFLSAHCNMDPQSSYHCFGLCFGMYENDSTNFSVDYEFDVRSRPTLEYICKFKGNFIFTGGREAVGFKNFFSAPWTSFMEEDNLYFINDVLYLKVELTVRNLLD; encoded by the exons ATGAGCACTATCAACAACAACACCAATTTAATTGTGATGGACGAGTCTAGAAACAGAGATTTTGAAGATGCCGATTTAAGTTTTGTCTTCAATGATTCTAATTTTTCGGACAGAATCATTCAACTTAAAATCATGAAGGATGATATTGAAGTTTTCCCCAATATCAAGAATGGTTCCACAAGTGCTGATCGTACTAGCCTCGACGAAAGAAGAAAGGAGGACTTACTGAAAGAAAATG CAAATTTGTTATTGGACAAAGCTGATGTAGATGATGGTGTGCTGAGTGAGCCTCAAAAGGATGCAAATGTTGAAGTGCCCGCAATTG GTGATGAGGTTGGCAATGCTGATGTGACTGCAAATTTTCATATGGACTACTCTGCAGTCGTTAAAGAGAAGACATTGTATGTCAGCTCCTCCATCCTAGCCGAGAAGAGCTCGTTCTTCTACAAG CTATTTTCTAATAGGATGAAGGAGTCCAAGCAGGCGCACATCACCGTAAGAATCACTGCATCTG AGGAAGCTCCATTCATGGAGCTTTTAAAATTTATGTACAATGATTCTCTATACGTGACCTCACCACCTAGATTGATGGATATCTTGATGGCGGCGGACAAGTTTGGGGTGGCGTCCTGCATGAGATATTGCATCCGAATATTGCTAAACATCCCCATTACACTAGAGGCTGCGTTGCTTTACCTAGATCTTCCTCATAGTTTCCTAATGACTGAAGTTGTTTGGCCATTGGCTATAGCAGCAAAAAAGTATCTTGTTGCTCGTTACAAGGATGTCACAAA ACATCAGGAGGAGTTGATGAGATTGCCACTTGCTGGGATCATGGCATTACTATCCAGCGATGAGCTGCAGGTCGCATCTGAGGATGTACTATATGACTTTGTGGTGATGTGGGCTCAAACCCAATACCCTAGTCTGGAAGAGAGGAGAGAAATTCTAAGAGAAAAGCTTATCCCCTTCATCCGCTTCCCATACATGACCTTCCGCAAGCTGAAGATGATCCGCAGTTGCAATGACTTTGAAGATGAAGTCACTTCTAAGCTAGTATTAGATGCCTTATATTTCAAGGTTGATGGGCCACAGCAGAACCGAATACTAGCGGCGGAATCGGCTTCCACTAGTCGTTTCTTCATTGAGCGGTCATACAAGTACCACCCTATTAAAGTTGTGGAATTTGAACATCCACAACAACAATGTGTGGTATATTTAGACCTAAGGCGGGAGGAGTGCTCCAACTTGTTCCCCTCTGGCCAAGTCTGTTCACGACCCTTCCATTTAGGCGGTCATGGGTTTTTCTTGTCAGCGCATTGCAATATGGACCCGCAGAGCTCCTACCATTGCTTCGGCTTGTGCTTTGGCATGTATGAGAATGACTCTACGAACTTCAGTGTTGACTATGAATTTGATGTTCGATCGAGGCCAACCTTAGAATATATTTGCAAATTTAAAGGAAACTTTATATTTACCGGGGGAAGAGAAGCAGTCGGTTTCAAGAATTTTTTTTCCGCACCATGGACATCTTTCATGGAGGAGGACAACCTCTACTTTATTAATGATGTTCTCTATCTTAAAGTAGAGCTAACAGTGAGAAACTTGTTGGATTAG